Sequence from the Crassostrea angulata isolate pt1a10 chromosome 9, ASM2561291v2, whole genome shotgun sequence genome:
TACAACACAACATGTTGTGTAGACATGTTGAATTTAGGTATTATAATTTGTTTGTAGGACTGACGAtatacatgaaatatttttgcatCGTCTTTTGTGATGGAaactctattttgagatgggaTAGATATAattaaacaatcattttttcaaaagtttacaTCATATTGGTTAGGTAAGTTTGATCGCTAcctttaatttaataataataatgatagaTCTATATTTAAAACGCGTGATAATGTTTAGTTGTGAACACGTTCAATAACACACGTCAAGCCTGATCACGGCGTATGAACTCAGTCTTGACGTTTGTTATTGAACATTACCGATatggggaaatatacactgaatgtaaatatatatttttaaaatcacgcATTGTAAAGAATAATGCATAGATGGGAAGTCCTGAAACTGTACATAGAAACAGCGGGATTTTTTGTAAACGTATATCATAGTTTAACCTTTTCGTTCACTTAAAGTTAAGACTGATTGACACGGCctctttttaaacatttttaaaactgtttttcaaagaaactcAGAATTTActtatttgtgaataaaaactgataatgacgaaaaaaaaaaccaaaaatttaaTATGATTGATATAGTTTATGTACAATCAAACTCTATGGTATGATGTGTAATTTATACAAATACAATTTATGTACGTCACCCTATGATTGCGATCGGGCTTGCAAAACTGCTTTCTCTGAAATACAAATtacaattgttttgaaaatgccTTTCCTTCGTAATAAGGCAAAATAAATAGGAAaatgtcagagagagagagagagagagagagagagagagagagagagagagagacgtagCGTTACACACTCGAGGGATATTTCACAGACGAATCTCTCAGACACGTGACAGTGGGTGTCCCTCCATTGTCCGTGAGAGTGTCCGTCCATCAGGACACAATTCTCCCCGGAGTGTCCGTCCGGCTGTCCGTGTCTCCAGTTACTGACCACCAAACTGTGTTGTGTGGAGGAGTATATCCATTGGTTCTCCACAATGACGTCACTTATCCCAATCCAATAAAGGTGTTCTATAAAGTAgagaatttgaatttttgaatttttagtttATTTAGACATCATTAGTGTTGAAAAGCAATCTGTAGACAACCATTAGTGGAGGAGTGTCTAAGCaacgttttaaattttaa
This genomic interval carries:
- the LOC128162344 gene encoding aggrecan core protein-like codes for the protein MVCRSLLLALIYVFTHNSCKGAGCHHGWVAYTDKCYMFSHMAEPWPTASSYCHSYHGKLAEPITPGEQSFLASHASSQKHLYWIGISDVIVENQWIYSSTQHSLVVSNWRHGQPDGHSGENCVLMDGHSHGQWRDTHCHVSERFVCEISLEESSFASPIAIIG